The Diorhabda sublineata isolate icDioSubl1.1 chromosome 6, icDioSubl1.1, whole genome shotgun sequence genome includes a window with the following:
- the LOC130444811 gene encoding uncharacterized protein LOC130444811 — MSEIQTKPVDEKDFQDLKNRMKLIAEADPTQYHNDFSLKRYLRAFKTADDAFKAILKTNKWRKEYGVENLTVDSPEVTTNLETNKARVLRHRDMIGRPVIYIPAKNHNATNRDIDELTKFIVYCLEDACKKCFEEVVDNLCIVFDLKDFGVGCMDYQLIKNMIWLLSRHYPERLGVCLIINSSSLFSSCWAVIKGWLDENTTSKVTFVNSEEELCKYLIPDILPTDI, encoded by the exons ATGTCCGAAATTCAAACAAAGCCAGTGGACGAGAAAGATTTTCAGGATTTAAAAAATCGTATGAAATTAATAGCAGAAGCCGATCCTACGCAATATCACAATGATTTTTCGTTAAAACGATACCTGCGAGCTTTTAAAACTGCTGACGATGCTTTTAAG GCTAttttaaaaacgaacaaatgGAGAAAAGAATATGGAGTAGAAAATCTAACTGTGGATTCTCCAGAAGTGACAACAAATTTAGAAACGAATAAAGCGAGGGTGTTAAGACACAGGGATATGATCGGTCGGCCTGTGATTTATATTCCCGCAAAGAATCATAATGCCACTAATAGAGATATTGATGAATTAACgaaatttattgtatattgtttG GAGGATgcttgtaaaaaatgttttgaagaaGTAGTAGATAATTTGTGTATAGTATTCGACCTCAAAGATTTCGGTGTTGGTTGTATGGACTAccaattaatcaaaaatatgatttggTTGCTCAGTCGACATTACCCCGAACGGCTGGGAGTTTGTTTGATCATAAATTCTTCATCTTTATTCTCCAGTTGTTGGGCTGTGATCAAAGGATG GTTAGACGAAAACACCACCAGCAAAGTGACTTTTGTCAATTCGGAAGAAGAATTGTGCAAATATCTAATACCTGACATATTACCTAcagatatataa
- the LOC130446013 gene encoding activator of 90 kDa heat shock protein ATPase homolog 1 has translation MAKWGEGDPRWIVEERPDATNVNNWHWTEKNAGPWSQDRIKELFKEIKVDSSEADLFIKGVDRLDGEASANNRKGKLIFFYEWNLVLNWSGKLTNGSDRQFKGKIKIPNLSEENDVSDLDIQISVTDEDEEGFKLKEIMIKYGKQIIRNQLSKYISGLKEEFSKGMILPKKGSEKVETVTTLTSGFNKKINMEPMTNDVNKQIGLKIDTTSFKQTQKFQCTAQEFYDAMTRIEMVTAFTRGSVKLEPVKGGKFELFGGNIVGKFEELIPCKKIVQSWRYKQWASGHFSTVTITIDQKSDHTEITLEQVGVPTGELSVTKDNWQRYYWDGMKQAFGFGAFFT, from the exons atggcTAAATGGGGCGAAGGAGATCCCAGATGGATTGTTGAAGAGAGACCTGATGCCACTAACGTTAACAATTGGCATTGGACGGAAAAAAACGCTGGGCCTTGGTCTCAGGATCGTATCAAAGagttatttaaagaaataaag GTTGATAGTAGTGAAGCTGATTTATTTATCAAAGGAGTAGATAGGTTAGATGGTGAAGCATCTGCTAATAACCGAAAGGGgaaactcatatttttttatgaatggAATTTAGTTCTTAATTGGTCCGGAAAACTTACGAATGGATCCGATAGACAATTtaaaggaaaaattaaaatacccAATTTATCGGAAGAAAATGATGTGTCTGATTTAGAT ATACAAATTAGTGTAACTGATGAGGATGAAGAAGGGTTTAAATTGAAGGAGATTATGATTAAATATGGCAAACAAATAATTCGAAATCAGCTTTCAAAATACATCTCTGGTTTGAAGGAAGAATTTTCCAAAG GTATGATTCTTCCCAAAAAGGGATCGGAAAAAGTAGAAACAGTAACGACATTAACGAGcggatttaataaaaaaattaatatggaaCCAATGACGAATGACGTCAACAAACAAATAGGATTGAAAATTGACACTACGTCGTTTAAACAAACTCAGAAGTTTCAATGTACTGCTcag GAATTTTATGACGCCATGACTAGAATAGAAATGGTGACAGCTTTTACGAGGGGTAGCGTAAAATTAGAACCGGTCAAAGGTGGAAAATTCGAATTATTTGGCGGAAATATCGTCGGAAAATTCGAAGAATTGATACCGTGTAAGAAAATAGTACAATCTTGGAGGTATAAACAATGGGCCAGCGGACATTTTTCCACTGTTACCATTACGATAGACCAAAAg agTGACCATACAGAAATAACATTGGAACAAGTAGGCGTTCCAACAGGTGAATTGAGCGTCACCAAGGATAATTGGCAGAGGTACTATTGGGACGGTATGAAACAGGCGTTCGGTTTCGGTGCGTTTTTTACGTAA